The sequence GAAGAGCTATTTTTATTTGTAAAAGTGGCTATCGATGAAGGTATAAAAAAAATAAGAATCACTGGCGGCGAACCGCTTGTGCGTAAGGATTTGGACGTTTTTATAAAGATGATAAGTGATTATAATCCAGACATCGATTTAGCGCTTACTACAAATGGTTATATGCTTTCACATTTTGCCAAAAGGCTAAAAGACGCTGGACTAAAGCGCATAAATATGTCGCTTGATACATTAAATGAGCAAAAGGCTAAATTTATCGCACAAAAAAGCGTTTTACACGAAGTTTTAGCTGGCTTTGAAGCAGCTCATGATGTTGGATTAAAGGTAAAAATTAACACTGTCGCACTAAAAGGCGTAAATGATGATGAGCTTATAAATTTGCTTGAGTTTGCCAAATTTAGAGATTCTCAGATCAGATTTATTGAGTATATGGAAAATTCACACGCAAAAGATGATCTAAAAGGGCTAAGTAGCGATGAAATTTTAAAAATCATCTCACAAAAATATAATGTCACAAAAGATGGAAAACTACCAAATGCGCCTGCGTCTATTTATAGACTTGATGATGGTTATAAATTTGGTATCATAGATCCACACAAGCACGACTTTTGCGAGAGTTGCAACCGTATCAGGCTAAGTGCTGAAGGACTTTTGATACCTTGCCTTTACTTTGAAGAAGCACTAAGTATCAAAAAAGCAGTTGAAAAAGGTGATATCGTAGCTGCAAGTGAAATTTTAAGGCAAGTACTAGCAAACAAACCAAAAGAGAACAAATGGGCGATAGGTGCTAGCAATGAAACCTCTTCGCGTGCCTTTTATCAAACTGGTGGTTGATGAGCAAAGAGCTAGAGCTAGTTGAAGCGTTTTTAAGTATCCAAGGCGAGGGGGCTTACCAGGGCAGACTTGCCATATTTTTACGCTTTTTAGGTTGCAACCTAAACTGCTCTGGCTTTGGCGTGCAAACAAAGTCTTTAAAAACTGGCGAAAGCTTACTAGGATGTGATAGTATAAGGGCTGTTTTTAAAGGGCATTTTAATTATAAAATTTACAGCGTAGATGAAATTTTAAGCTTAGTTGATAACCTATGTAAAGGCTTATTGCAAAAACCGATCATTGTTTTAACCGGTGGCGAGCCGCTCATCTGGCATGAAAATGAAAATTTTATAAATTTGGTAAAG comes from Campylobacter concisus and encodes:
- the moaA gene encoding GTP 3',8-cyclase MoaA — its product is MLIDKYGRVVDYLRISVTQRCNFRCRYCMPTTPFSWTPRENLLTFEELFLFVKVAIDEGIKKIRITGGEPLVRKDLDVFIKMISDYNPDIDLALTTNGYMLSHFAKRLKDAGLKRINMSLDTLNEQKAKFIAQKSVLHEVLAGFEAAHDVGLKVKINTVALKGVNDDELINLLEFAKFRDSQIRFIEYMENSHAKDDLKGLSSDEILKIISQKYNVTKDGKLPNAPASIYRLDDGYKFGIIDPHKHDFCESCNRIRLSAEGLLIPCLYFEEALSIKKAVEKGDIVAASEILRQVLANKPKENKWAIGASNETSSRAFYQTGG